The following proteins are co-located in the Psilocybe cubensis strain MGC-MH-2018 chromosome 5, whole genome shotgun sequence genome:
- a CDS encoding Lanosterol 14-alpha demethylase, whose amino-acid sequence MSFVSQFNGTLPSSDEWSGYLAQAQTAIQEHSRLITLLLINSPLILIVLNVLRQLIIPKRASDPPTVFHWLPFIGSAISYGNDPLNFFFECQKKYGDVFTFILLGRRVTVALGPKGNNFILGGKSTVFNAEDAYTHLTTPIFGKEVVYDVPNEIFMEQKRFVKVGLSTDNLRAYVGMIEDEIDEYLRHDPHFKVYQSNDINEWGSFDAVKVMQEITILTASRTLQGKEVRENLNKTFADLYNDLDGGFTPINFLFPNLPLPSYRRRDIAHKKISQFYVDIIQARRSGKTQDHEHDMIAALMQQKYRNGRYLNDKEIAHMMIALLMAGQHTSSATGSWALLHIAANPDVAEALYEEQIKNFSTPDGKLRSATYEELRALPVLDSVIRETLRVHPPIHSIMRYVRDDVPVPPTLSAPSKDGVYIVPKGNYVLASPAISQSDPTVWKNADKWIPSRWNDAEGVAAQAFKMYTDEGGEKIDYGFGAVSKGTESPYQPFGAGKHRCIGEQFAYLQLGTLIVTMIRNLELKIDEVPEHNYHTMITMPKTPRTISYRRRKFD is encoded by the exons ATGTCTTTCGTCTCCCAGTTCAACGGGACTCTTCCCTCCTCAGATGAGTGGTCCGGCTATCTCGCCCAGGCTCAGACTGCCATCCAGGAGCACTCCCGCCTCAtcaccctcctcctcatcaacTCCCCACTCATTCTCATCGTCCTTAATGTCCTCCGCCAACTC ATCATCCCCAAGCGCGCCTCAGACCCTCCTACAGTCTTCCACTGGCTGCCCTTCATTGGCTCAGCCATCTCATATGGAAACGATCCTCTCAACTTTTTCTTCGAGTGCCAAAAGAAG TACGGCGACGTGTTCACATTCATCCTGCTCGGTCGTCGCGTCACGGTAGCCCTGGGACCTAAAGGAAACAACTTCATTCTTGGCGGAAAATCAACGGTATTCAACGCCGAGGACGCATATACG CACTTGACCACTCCCATTTTCGGCAAAGAGGTCGTTTATGACGTCCCCAATGAGATTTTCATGGAACAGAAGCGTTTCGTCAAGGTCGGACTCTCAACCGACAACTTGCGCGCCTACGTCGGCATGATCGAGGACGAAATTGACGAGTACCTCCGCCACGACCCCCACTTCAAGGTCTACCAGAGCAACGACATTAACGAATGGGGCAGCTTCGATGCAGTCAAGGTCATGCAGGAAATTACCATCCTCACCGCGTCGCGCACTCTACAAGGCAAAGAAGTCCGTGAGAACTTGAACAAGACTTTCGCCGACCTGTACAACGACCTTGACGGAGGCTTCACCCCCAtcaacttcctcttccccaaCCTGCCCTTGCCCAGCTACCGCCGCCGTGACATTGCGCACAAGAAGATCTCCCAGTTCTACGTCGACATCATCCAGGCGCGCCGAAGCGGAAAGACTCAGGACCACGAACACGATATGATTGCCGCCCTCATGCAGCAAAAGTACCGCAACGGCCGATACCTCAACGACAAGGAAATCGCGCACATGATGATCGCACTCCTCATGGCAGGCCAACACACCAGCTCCGCCACTGGCTCCTGGGCTCTTCTCCATATCGCTGCCAACCCCGACGTTGC TGAGGCTCTCTATGAGGAACAAATCAAGAACTTCAGCACTCCTGACGGCAAACTGCGCTCTGCGACATACGAAGAATTGCGCGCGCTCCCCGTGCTCGACTCCGTCATCCGCGAAACTCTGCGCGTGCACCCTCCAATCCACAGTATCATGCGCTACGTTCGCGACGATGTCCCCGTGCCACCCACCCTGTCAGCACCATCGAAGGACGGCGTGTACATCGTACCTAAAGGAAACTACGTGCTCGCTTCGCCCGCCATCAGCCAATCGGACCCCACCGTGTGGAAGAATGCGGACAAGTGGATTCCGTCGCGCTGGAACGATGCGGAGGGCGTTGCTGCCCAGGCGTTCAAGATGTACACGGATGAGGGCGGAGAGAAGATTGATTATGGGTTTGGCGCGGTTAGTAAAGGCACTGAGAGTCCTTATCAGCCGTTCGGCGCTGGCAAGCACAGATGTATCGGTGAACAG TTTGCTTACCTACAACTTGGAACTCTTATTGTAACGATGATCCGTAACCTCGAGCTCAAGATTGACGAAGTCCCAGAACACAACTACCAC ACGATGATCACGATGCCCAAGACGCCACGGACAATCTCCTACCGCAGGAGAAAGTTCGACTAA
- a CDS encoding putative WD repeat-containing protein C17D11.16, protein MSNLISAVAWVKRGVAVQHPEKYVLDDKELERVSALARIELEDARIELERAHLAAQEMDKREEDEEGDDNAEEDDEDDWVDEDDDAMDVDSGAAPKPKAEDDLAEYNLDDYDNDEPTTAVGPFSNIKGLTYYKDNEEDPYITLKDEDDDEREELEVLPTDNLIVVAKTEDEISQLEIYVYDESQENLYAHHDLMLPNFPLCLEWLDFPPASSSSHAQHGPHANGFGNYIAVGTLDPEIEIWSLDVLEAMYPSSILGRPDETKAHVPVPSGTGKKKKKKPKHREAQSAYHVGAVLGLSWNRHQRNLLASASADRTVKLWDLSRDPTVNGEGGEAAGAIRSFDVHKGEVQAVKWNNLEPTVLLTGSFDRTVRTFDSRAPTTGVGAIVGSDVEALCWDPWESYSFYVSLENGLVLNFDARTLPSNLEQPSPARFTVSAHDGPASSIDVNPHMRGCIVTGGADKLVKVWNVDEEGDKRNVSLVTSRDLGVGKVFSTVFSPDDPLTLAAAGSKAKLQIWDVGSTFGARKAFGAKLRAAGKELKEKEEGKGGVIGVQSDDEESDADEDE, encoded by the exons ATGAGCAACCTCATATCCGCCGTCGCTTGGGTGAAGCGCGGTGTGGCCGTCCAGCACCCAGAAAAATACGTCCTTGATGACAAGGAACTTGAGCGCGTCAGTGCCCTCGCCCGGATCGAGCTCGAGGATGCGCGCATCGAGCTAGAACGCGCGCACTTGGCTGCTCAAGAAATGGacaagagagaagaggacgaggagggcGATGATAATGCagaagaggacgatgaagacgactGGGTCGA tgaggatgatgatgctaTGGATGTCGATTCTGGTGCTGCTCCAAAACCAAAGGCAGAAGACGATCTGGCTGAATATAACCTGGATGATTACGATAACGATGAACCCACTACGG CCGTTGGGCCTTTCAGTAATATCAAGGGACTAACATACTACAAGGATAATGAAGAAGATCCCTATATCACCCTAAAAGAC gaagacgacgacgaacgCGAAGAACTCGAAGTTCTACCCACCGACAACCTGATCGTAGTCGCCAAAACCGAGGATGAGATCTCCCAACTCGAGATCTACGTCTACGACGAATCGCAAGAAAACCTCTACGCGCACCACGACCTCATGCTGCCCAACTTCCCCCTCTGCCTCGAATGGCTCGACTTCCCacccgcctcctcctcctcgcatGCGCAGCACGGACCGCACGCCAACGGCTTCGGGAACTACATCGCAGTCGGCACGCTCGACCCCGAGATCGAGATCTGGTCGCTCGACGTGCTCGAGGCGATGTACCCCTCCTCCATCCTCGGCCGCCCCGACGAGACCAAAGCGCACGTCCCCGTGCCCAGCGGCACaggcaagaagaaaaagaaaaagcccAAGCACCGCGAGGCGCAGTCCGCGTACCACGTCGGCGCCGTGCTCGGGCTCAGCTGGAACAGGCACCAGCGCAACCTGCttgcgagcgcgagcgcggaCAGGACGGTGAAGCTGTGGGATCTGAGCCGCGACCCGACGGTGAACGGCGAGGGCGGCGAGGCCGCGGGTGCGATCAGGAGCTTCGATGTGCATAAGGGCGAGGTGCAGGCGGTCAAGTGGAATAATCTGGAGCCGACGGTGTTGCTTACGGGAAGCTTCGATCGGACGGTGAGGACGTTCGACTCGCGTGCGCCGACGACGGGCGTCGGTGCGATTGTGGGCAGCGATGTCGAGGCGCTGTGCTGGGATCCATGGGAGAGCTATAGTTTCTAT gTTTCCCTAGAAAACGGCCTCGTACTCAACTTTGACGCGCGAACGCTACCGTCCAACCTCGAGCAGCCGTCACCCGCCCGCTTCACCGTGTCAGCGCACGACGGCCCTGCGTCCTCCATCGACGTGAACCCGCACATGCGCGGCTGCATCGTGACAGGCGGCGCCGACAAGCTCGTCAAAGTATGGAACGTAGACGAGGAGGGCGACAAGCGCAACGTCAGCCTCGTCACATCGCGCGATCTGGGTGTG GGCAAAGTCTTCTCGACCGTGTTCTCCCCAGACGACCCGCTGACGCTCGCAGCAGCCGGCTCAAAAGCCAAGCTGCAGATCTGGGACGTCGGATCGACATTCGGCGCGCGCAAGGCGTTCGGCGCGAAATTGCGCGCGGCGGGAAAAGAGctcaaggagaaggaggagggcaAGGGCGGGGTTATTGGTGTGCAGAgcgatgatgaggagagcGACGCGGATGAGGATGAGTAG
- a CDS encoding hypothetical protein (Uncharacterized protein L662): MPVTFKVAEHDANPVMFGGYGSCQNAHDVLASTWGGKSGANRFEELLQSSFPSDCHDLGPQSNGFVDTVIHAYNQHHHLVLRPDDVWIAILGQFNFYVNANAEQLRSKFVAHKGKKKLTVTTAGDRYSVNFGDLANQMTQQIHNNVVDKELKNWILPDFSTTSFNDVVVCSVLMMATLKAYFSYEMCLCCGIPLVTLEGQKEDWEKLLNRLDKLASFGREPEAWAVLLKPILRRFVSSFDGKPDIEFWGKICHIDYGGSGSDSLSGWITAFCVWSNTGKWQGPNIDEVLSHSPVQDNGAYNQGYGLVLDGVRYAVIDDDKIPVGFCEVDVDLNDNGKHFDCMMVSGHMAGRLEGPNRDTLRPAPGWFMFVKYKGPESATAQSLSDVANPVGMRFPARFVPMKPATAVVSEEKVKEPKERRLKRWRSVVNKLLRLNSPGK; this comes from the exons ATGCCAGTAACATTCAAGGTTGCAGAACATGACGCGAACCCTGTCATGTTTGGGGGATACGGCAGCTGTCAGAATGCACACGACGTACTGGCTTCAACTTGGGGAGGTAAATCCGGCGCAAATCGCTTTGAAGAGCTGCTTCAAAGTTCTTTCCCTTCGGATTGTCATGACCTGGGGCCACAGAGCAATGGTTTTGTGGACACCGTCATACATGCCTACAACCAACACCATCACCTTGTCCTTAG GCCGGATGATGTGTGGATAGCAATACTTGGACAGTTTAACTTCTA TGTCAACGCCAATGCGGAACAACTACGCTCAAAATTTGTCGCGCacaaaggaaagaagaaactCACCGTAACAACAGCAGGTGATCGATATAGTGTCAATTTTGGTGACCTAGCGAATCAAATGACGCAACAGATCCACAACAAT GTTGTCGAcaaagaattgaaaaactGGATACTTCCAGATTTCTCTACGACATCATTTAACGACGTGGTGGTATGCTCAGTCCTTATGATGGCTACTCTCAAAGC GTACTTTTCATACGAGATGTGCCTATGTTGCGGCATACCTTTGGTCACGCTTGAAGGTCAGAAGGAAGACTGGGAGAAACTTTTGAATCGTTTGGACAAACTGGCATCTTTTGGACGTGAACCAGAAGCATGGGCGGTACTTTTGAAACCCATCCTGCGCAGATTTGTGTCCTCTTTTGATGGTAAACCAGATATCGAGTTCTGGGGCAAAATCTGTCACATTGATTACGGAGGATCGGGAAGCGACTCTCTTTCAGGGTGGATAACGGCTTTCTGTGTCTGGAGCAACACCGGAAAATGGCAGGGGCCAAATATCGACGAAGTTCTGAGCCATTCACCTGTTCAAGACAACGGCGCATACAATCAGGGCTATGGACTTGTCCTGGATGGTGTGCGATATGCGGTTATAGACGACGATAAAATCCCAGTTGGATTCTGCGAAGTCGACGTAGACTTGAACGATAACGGCAAGCATTTTGACTGTATGATGGTATCGGGGCATATGGCAGGGCGTCTTGAGGGCCCAAACCGAGACACGTTGAGACCTGCTCCTGGGTGGTTCATGTTTGTCAAATACAAGGGCCCGGAATCGGCAACCGCACAGTCTTTGTCGGACGTAGCAAACCCAGTGGGCATGCGATTCCCCGCTCGTTTTGTTCCGATGAAGCCAGCAACAGCAGTAGTGTCTGAGGAGAAAGTGAAGGAGCCAAAGGAGCGGCGCCTAAAAAGATGGAGGTCCGTAGTCAATAAGTTATTAAGATTGAATTCTCCAGGGAAGTAA
- a CDS encoding hypothetical protein (Uncharacterized protein L662): MPISFKVADHSANTFTGWSAYNHTRECQNADDLLAASWGLISENNKYNELLQSSFGSGFKDIMPQRNGYVNTAVHANNRHQTLVSRPDDVWIAILGQFNFYVNANAEKLRSSFVKHEGKKRLEVRATGDRYTVDFGDLAHQMTSKILENVVDKRLESWILPNFSTTTFNDIVVCSVLMMATLKAYFSYVFILECGIPSRPLEGTKLDRENLLARVDKLDTFGEEPKAWAILLRFILRKFVLAFEDEHDPEFWSRICHFDSGSDSQSVSGWITAFCVWDSKGIWQGPDVSETLNSPPEPIRDNIEENRFWFTTNMDLELSTIPVGFCEVDVLLIDNGVPFDCMMVSGHVATRIQGRQRDTVSPSSGWFMFIKHGAENHAKLMATTKAMEL, encoded by the exons ATGCCTATATCCTTCAAAGTTGCCGACCATAGCGCCAACACTTTTACCGGGTGGTCAGCATACAACCACACCAGAGAGTGTCAGAACGCCGACGATCTTCTGGCTGCATCATGGGGACTCATTTCCGAGAACAATAAGTATAATGAACTTCTACAAAGCTCCTTCGGATCCGGATTTAAGGACATAATGCCTCAAAGGAATGGGTATGTAAACACAGCGGTGCATGCCAACAATCGTCATCAGACTCTTGTGTCAAG ACCCGACGACGTATGGATTGCAATTCTAGGACAGTTCAATTTCTA TGTCAACGCCAATGCAGAAAAGTTGCGCTCAAGTTTTGTTAAGCACGAAGGAAAGAAACGGCTCGAAGTCAGAGCAACAGGCGATCGGTATACTGTTGATTTTGGCGACTTGGCTCATCAAATGACCAGCAAGATTCTTGAAAAC GTTGTTGATAAGAGGTTGGAAAGCTGGATCCTACCCAATTTCTCCACCACGACTTTTAATGACATAGTagtctgttctgttctgatGATGGCAACTCTCAAAGC ATATTTCTCGTATGTGTTCATCCTGGAATGTGGCATACCTTCGAGACCTCTGGAAGGTACAAAACTTGACCGGGAGAATCTTTTGGCTCGTGTGGATAAGCTGGACACATTTGGAGAGGAGCCCAAAGCGTGGGCTATCTTGTTAAGGTTTATCTTGCGCAAATTCGTGCTGGCTTTTGAGGACGAGCATGATCCCGAGTTTTGGAGCCGTATATGTCATTTTGACAGCGGATCCGATTCACAGTCCGTCTCAGGGTGGATCACGGCGTTCTGCGTCTGGGATAGCAAAGGAATATGGCAAGGCCCAGATGTCTCAGAAACGTTAAATTCCCCACCGGAACCGATTCGTGACAATATAGAGGAAAATCGATTCTGGTTTACAACCAACATGGATTTGGAGCTATCTACCATTCCAGTTGGATTTTGCGAGGTTGACGTGCTGTTGATTGACAACGGAGTACCCTTCGATTGTATGATGGTATCGGGACATGTTGCGACGCGAATCCAAGGGCGACAACGAGACACTGTTAGTCCCTCATCTGGCTGGTTTATGTTTATCAAACACGGCGCGGAAAATCATGCAAAGTTGATGGCGACGACCAAGGCA ATGGAGTTGTAG
- a CDS encoding Adagio protein 2: protein MHSYILTNLRFLLLLQFTVSQVWGFNASARWGQAAVVINDALYIFGGKTDNYNSFSYTSAPNNNDLLYLSLSSPFDASAPPWDLVSSSTNLSTSQGPALAWSTLSALNTSTILLFGGQPGPNSPIVITDAADSADLLDVFSRLSPNWIIEPAFWLNEPIRRIRHSTVTAPSGLVFIFGGEKADGSRNGFSDHYVFDPNALNFTLLPLDNAPPDIYGHTSIILPDGRILVFGGFCQSLGKLLPFSTIWILDTKQANLTWSVVELVQTDVPSPRMAFVAVLISGGKIIIQGGSDANLQNNFSDGWVLDTTQSPMTWTPVDALSQLGPRRDHFGVSSGEQVIFGFGYTNNGPAPAPLQIYNPSSNSFTPTYTPPPDNSVTQTLPIPSQTTKSTSHTTAGSTTNGVHPTSTSDPNNPAGGGNGEPNDDTGTNRTTAVAVGTVFAVIGVLLIGIGFAYYVRRKHRQRDDRQFLALGGDDDDESDSPHLSGPIPVVGMHREMGEVRGARGLLGSLGIASALSAATKMRSMRNQPPRRDMLADEDTRSFGEWYNARKREGRGGSSWSLLNMFGGGTPRLRSRQASSTGRSVRSTPWVEKHDPFSDGATSMKDEETGFIGAAALDHRPHTRRESSYASYASSRSGPYRDPFADTIQEEARPEYAPTDLDEQYSDSIHDHLEPTVRHVVPPTLPAIRTVLPLSQQINQTLSPLSERTSQSSFLHASGSSQAHSSENVPSPFSGGFMSQATSMTSIHPTTPSSPKTTSIIGASDPSLLQTNQPMRRSDSWWSRFSRSSFLERRSSNAGARASYDIRDPNPAPRLGAIEEGSLHTDSRSSPGSADQKALEAAAAAAVAVVAQKEKEKSGSGSQRESGGPHVYGAEGHGKSMSSLRTADSEAIERMAGTMDVVQRVKERSKRGSGSTSSTGGLSFDTQGTVSEIGEDMHMRMVMSPDSDPTGLAGAGPSTSNAIATSPPSAYKDTFGPIGPLHIDGGSTPLSPSKVSERVQAYERRMSQDQPTSPLPKNSKQREERPKKRVEVDYGLVPRPSLFVANPDHRLESS, encoded by the exons ATGCATTCATATATCCTGACGAATCTACGCTTTCTTTTACTACTTCAGTTTACGGTTTCTCAGGTTTGGGGATTCAATGCATCGGCAAG ATGGGGTCAAGCCGCGGTGGTGATCAATGATGCACTTTACATCTTTGGAGGAAAGACAGACAACTACAACTCATTTTCATATACCTCAGCACCCAATAACAACGACCTACTATATCTCTCGCTATCCTCTCCATTCGATGCGTCTGCGCCCCCATGGGATCTGGTCAGCAGCTCTACGAACCTGTCCACTTCGCAAGGGCCTGCGCTTGCATGGAGCACTCTCTCAGCACTCAATACCTCCACCATTCTACTGTTTGGCGGCCAGCCAGGTCCTAACTCACCCATAGTAATCACCGATGCTGCTGATTCTGCGGACCTTTTGGACGTCTTCTCGCGTTTGTCTCCAAACTGGATTATAGAACCTGCATTTTGGTTAAACGAACCTATTCGCCGTATACGACATTCGACAGTCACAGCTCCGTCTGGTTTGGTGTTCATATTCGGTGGGGAGAAAGCAGATGGGTCAAGGAACGGATTCTCTGATCACTATGTATTCGATCCGAATGCTCTGAACTTTACGCTGCTGCCCTTGGATAACGCCCCCCCAGACATATACGGCCACACTTCTATCATCCTCCCTGACGGCAGGATACTGGTATTTGGTGGGTTTTGCCAGTCACTGGGAAAGCTACTTCCTTTCTCCACTATATGGATACTCGACACAAAACAGGCCAACTTGACATGGTCCGTAGTCGAACTTGTTCAGACGGATGTTCCTTCTCCCAGGATGGCATTCGTCGCCGTCTTGATATCCGGAGGGAAGATAATTATACAAGGTGGAAGCGATGCAAACCTTCAAAACAACTTCTCCGATGGATGGGTTTTGGACACAACTCAGAGTCCTATGACCTGGACGCCCGTGGATGCCTTGTCGCAGTTGGGACCTCGCCGTGACCATTTCGGAGTGTCTTCCGGAGAACAAGTTATATTCGGCTTCG GATACACAAACAATGGGCCAGCCCCTGCTCCTCTGCAGATTTACAATCCCTCCAGTAACAGCTTCACTCCGACTTATACCCCTCCACCAGATAATTCAGTTACCCAGACATTACCTATACCCAGTCAAACGACCAAGTCAACATCACACACAACGGCTGGGTCAACCACCAATGGTGTGCACCCAACCTCCACATCAGATCCAAATAACCCAGCTGGAGGCGGCAACGGCGAGCCTAACGATGACACTGGTACAAATCGGACCACTGCTGTTGCTGTCGGCACAGTATTTGCGGTTATCGGTGTTCTCCTTATTGGCATTGGATTCGCATACTATGTGCGCAGAAAACACCGGCAGAGGGATGACCGCCAGTTCTTGGCTCTCGGTggcgacgatgacgacgaaagTGACagtcctcatctttctggtCCGATACCAGTAGTTGGGATGCACCGCGAAATGGGTGAGGTTCGTGGTGCCCGCGGGCTGTTAGGCAGTCTAGGCATTGCTAGTGCCTTGAGCGCCGCCACCAAGATGCGCAGCATGCGGAATCAACCTCCGCGTCGGGACATGCTGGCAGACGAAGATACGCGAAGTTTTGGGGAATGGTACAATGCACGGAAGAGAGAAGGCCGAGGGGGGAGTTCGTGGTCTCTGTTGAACATGTTTGGAGGCGGGACGCCCCGTCTGCGCAGTCGGCAGGCGAGTTCAACCGGAAGAAGCGTGAGGAGCACGCCTTGGGTTGAAAAGCACGATCCATTCTCTGATGGCGCGACGTCGATGAAGGATGAAGAGACTGGTTTCATTGGCGCAGCTGCACTGGACCACAGACCTCACACCAGGAGAGAATCAAGTTACGCTAGTTATGCCAGCTCGAGAAGTGGGCCCTATCGGGATCCTTTTGCGGACACTATCCAGGAAGAAGCAAGACCTGAATATGCTCCGACCGATCTGGACGAGCAGTATTCAGATTCTATACATGATCATCTCGAGCCTACAGTGCGACACGTCGTACCCCCAACTCTTCCTGCGATCCGCACCGTCCTCCCACTATCTCAGCAAATTAACCAAACGTTGAGCCCCCTCTCAGAAAGGACTTCACAAAGCAGCTTCCTGCACGCTTCTGGATCTTCGCAAGCCCATTCAAGTGAAAATGTTCCTAGTCCATTTTCAGGAGGTTTTATGTCACAAGCGACGTCAATGACCTCAATTCATCCAACAACACCCAGTTCACCGAAGACAACATCTATCATTGGTGCCTCCgatccttctcttcttcagaCCAATCAACCAATGAGGAGGAGCGACTCGTGGTGGTCCAGGTTTTCCCGCTCTAGTTTCTTAGAACGCAGATCGAGCAATGCAGGAGCACGAGCATCATACGATATTCGCGATCCCAATCCTGCTCCGAGACTTGGAGCCATCGAAGAAGGTAGCCTGCACACCGACTCCCGCAGCTCGCCTGGCAGCGCCGATCAGAAGGCATTGGAGGCTGCAGCCGCTGCAGCCGTCGCTGTAGTAGcgcagaaggagaaggagaaatccGGCTCTGGCTCGCAACGTGAATCAGGTGGACCACATGTGTATGGCGCGGAGGGGCATGGGAAGTCGATGTCGTCTTTGCGCACGGCGGATTCGGAGGCAATCGAGCGGATGGCGGGGACGATGGATGTGGTGCAGAGGGTCAAGGAGAGGAGCAAACGTGGCTCTGGAAGCACGAGCTCCACGGGTGGGCTGAGCTTTGACACTCAGGGCACGGTATCGGAGATCGGTGAGGACATGCATATGAGGATGGTCATGTCGCCAGATAGCGATCCTACTGGCCTTGCTGGTGCTGGACCGTCGACTTCGAATGCGATAGCTACGTCGCCTCCGTCGGCATATAAGGATACTTTTGGTCCTATAGGCCCACTCCATATCGATGGAGGATCGACTCCCCTCTCCCCGAGCAAGGTCTCAGAGCGAGTGCAGGCGTACGAAAGGCGGATGTCACAAGATCAACCTACCAGTCCTCTACCCAAGAACTCCAAGCAGAGAGAGGAGCGGCCGAAGAAGAGGGTTGAGGTCGACTATGGCCTTGTTCCCAGGCCTAGTCTGTTCGTGGCAAACCCTGACCATCGACTAGAATCGTCATAA
- a CDS encoding Acyl-CoA-binding protein yields the protein MSESQFEKAVAIIGSLPKDGPVKPTQDDQLFFYKYFKQAKVGDNTTTRPGMLDFTGKAKWDAWTSVKGTTKEEAYKKYVEKLIAILEAAGDEQSKKYIEEINAA from the exons ATGTCTGAATCCCAGTTCGAGAAAGCCGTAGCCATCATCGGCTCCCTTCCCAAAGATGGGCCAGTCAAACCTACCCAGGATGACCAGCTTTTC TTCTACAAGTATTTCAAGCAAG CTAAAGTCGGAGATAACACCACCACTCGCCCTGGCATGCTCGATTTTACAGGCAAGGCCAAATG GGACGCATGGACCTCGGTGAAGGGTACTACCAAGGAGGAGGCTTACAAAAAATACGTTGAGAAACTTATCGCG ATCCTCGAAGCTGCTGGAGACGAGCAGTCTAAGAAATACATTGAAGAGATCAACGCTGCCTAA
- a CDS encoding Pleckstrin homology domain-containing family A member 1: MSPTAAPPTPQEIIRKLSVHSVSRERVKTASFSGGPVSGTESDSDSILTPDVSTPMGHPQSMHVGPSSTSHPPLSSIAERRSDSGEDSEDEDAAEGPGGWKTADVRTKPRNSADESVIKAGYLWKKGERRKTWKKRWFVLRPAHIAYYKSSAEYQLLRLLELSDVHSCTQVNLKRHENTFGLISPTRTYYLQASTPQDMQSWVKAIEDARETLLATSTRTSAATPIPIPRPTAEMRSSSRGAIPLSSSPNNIITSSDSEDNAGTSIMQGYSAASPTQAAFSLPPSKASVPNKDPGKTVLSGYLMKCGSKRRNWRKRWFVLTGEKLMYSGSHMDTKPHNQFPFSSILDALEYDLHRQHPTNPSVTSPPHGMNHAEGNDEVNSTHTFKIVTTKRTLLLCAPSEDDEIKWLGAIRALIARRMESGQIPGKTSSKSPPVAGHQHHDGSAGAGANAGVPATAPAASGGSVAASAGSGIKAKVRRLSAAGSISLGHHGDHAPHHEMREAKASS, from the exons ATGTCGCCTACAGCAGCtccaccaacaccacaaGAAATCATCAGAAAACTATCAGTACATTCAGTTTCGCGGGAGAGAGTAAAG ACTGCATCATTTTCAGGAGGACCCGTTTCTGGTACAGAATCAGACTCTGATTCCATCCTGACGCCGGACGTATCGACGCCAATGGGGCACCCGCAGAGCATGCACGTTGGTCCCTCATCGACGTCACACCCGCCCCTCTCATCCATCGCTGAGCGGCGGTCGGACAGTGGAGAAGACTCAGAGGACGAAGATGCCGCAGAAGGCCCGGGAGGATGGAAGACAGCGGACGTGCGTACCAAGCCACGTAACTCTGCGGACGAGAGTGTCATCAAGGCGGGTTATCTGTGGAAGAAGGGCGAGCGCAGAAAG ACGTGGAAGAAACGGTGGTTTGTGCTGCGCCCTGCGCACATTGCTTATTACAAGAGCTCGGCGGAGTACCAGCTTCTGCGGCTTCTAGAGCTCTCAGATGTACATTCGTGCACACAGGTCAACCTTAAGCGACACGAAAATACTTTCGGGCTGATCTCGCCGACACGGACGTATTATCTGCAAGCTTCGACGCCGCAAGATATGCAGAGCTGGGTGAAAGCCATCGAGGACGCCAGGGAGACGCTGCTGGCGACATCAACACGAACATCCGCGGCGAcacccatccccatcccccgTCCGACCGCAGAAATGCGGTCATCATCGCGGGGCGCGATTCCGCTTTCGTCCTCCCCTAATAATATCATTACATCGTCTGACTCGGAGGATAACGCTGGCACGTCAATAATGCAGGGTTACTCGGCGGCATCGCCCACACAGGCTGCGTTTTCCCTACCACCGAGTAAGGCGTCTGTCCCGAATAAAGATCCAGGGAAAACCGTTCTTTCAGGGTATTTGATGAAATGTGGATCCAAACGCCGTAATTGGAGGAAACGGTGGTTTGTTTTGACGGGTGAAAAGCTTATGTATTCCGGAAGCCATATG GACACAAAACCACACAACCAATTCCCGTTCAGCAGCATCCTCGATGCCCTGGAATATGATCTCCACAGGCAACACCCAACAAATCCATCCGTAACCTCGCCACCGCATGGGATGAACCATGCTGAGGGTAACGACGAGGTTAACAGTACGCACACGTTTAAAATCGTCACCACGAAACGGACATTGCTGTTGTGTGCGCCGagcgaagatgatgaaatcaAGTGGCTGGGCGCCATCCGTGCGTTGATTGCCCGGCGCATGGAATCCGGTCAAATTCCTGGCAAGACGTCATCCAAGTCACCTCCGGTCGCTGGTCACCAACACCACGACGGAAGCGCTGGTGCAGGCGCTAATGCAGGTGTTCCCGCTACTGCTCCCGCTGCGAGCGGGGGCTCAGTTGCTGCTAGCGCCGGATCGGGGATCAAGGCAAAAGTGCGCCGGTTATCAGCAGCGGGTTCGATCAGCCTGGGGCATCATGGTGATCATGCTCCTCATCATGAGATGCGAGAGGCCAAGGCATCTTCATGA